A portion of the Limanda limanda chromosome 3, fLimLim1.1, whole genome shotgun sequence genome contains these proteins:
- the mex3b gene encoding RNA-binding protein MEX3B codes for MPSSLFADSSVPGGGDALDEQRALQIALDQLALLGLDNDDNPLYDNQEPRKRSVNMTECVPVPSSEHVAEIVGRQGCKIKALRAKTNTYIKTPVRGEEPVFVVTGRREDVAMARREIISAAEHFSMIRASRNKNTSLNGSGTPVPGPPNLPGQTTIQVRVPYRVVGLVVGPKGATIKRIQQQTHTYIVTPSRDKEPVFEVTGMPENVDRAREEIEAHIAMRTGGLIEVQDENDFHANGTDVGFDLHGHATLWSKPNGGLTLASVRKPFSNYRNDSSSSLGSASTDSYFGNNSSRMADYSPPSPALSYTTTNNNGNNNNNNINVNTNGNGFGYGSEVISPDCTDLTFDSSPGFDPTQAPPGLLWSQCDSRITPSSTGGSSPTPTSAMFPTNTSTNANGIVASQRRVNGCTPQPRLSPPLHSHTGGPTEHPLARRVRSDPGDGPLSFPGYSSTIASLPGPHLPGVACDSSASSTSSSSSSSTSSGTSRKGSRDCSVCFESEVIAALVPCGHNLFCMECANRICERSEPKCPVCHTGVTQAIRIFS; via the exons ATGCCCAGCTCGCTGTTCGCCGACAGCAGcgtgccgggggggggggacgcgcTGGACGAGCAGAGAGCGCTGCAGATCGCCCTGGACCAGCTCGCCCTGCTCGGCTTGGACAACGACGACAACCCGCTGTACGACAACCAGGAGCCCCGGAAGAGGAGCGTCAACATGACGGAATGCGTCCCGGTGCCCAGCTCCGAGCATGTGGCAGAGATTGTTGGCAgacaag GTTGCAAGATCAAAGCACTGCGAGCCAAGACCAACACCTACATCAAGACCCCTGTTCGAGGTGAGGAGCCTGTTTTTGTGGTGACTGGAAGAAGGGAGGACGTGGCTATGGCCAGACGGGAGATCATCTCAGCTGCTGAGCACTTCTCCATGATCAGAGCCTccagaaacaaaaacaccagcCTGAACGGGAGTGGTACCCCTGTCCCTGGACCACCTAACCTGCCCGGACAGACGACCATCCAGGTGAGGGTGCCTTACCGTGTGGTGGGGTTGGTTGTTGGCCCCAAGGGTGCCACTATCAAGCGCATCCAGCAACAGACCCACACCTACATTGTGACACCCAGTCGAGATAAGGAGCCAGTGTTTGAGGTGACGGGGATGCCAGAGAATGTGGACAGAGCACGTGAAGAGATTGAAGCCCACATCGCTATGAGGACAGGAGGCCTTATTGAGGTCCAGGATGAAAATGACTTCCATGCTAATGGCACGGATGTTGGCTTTGATCTGCACGGGCATGCCACCCTGTGGTCCAAGCCAAATGGTGGGTTGACCCTCGCTTCAGTGCGAAAACCCTTCTCCAACTACCGCAAcgactcgtcctcctctctgggCAGTGCCTCCACAGACTCCTACTTTGGTAATAACAGTTCACGCATGGCTGACTACAGCCCCCCCAGCCCCGCACTCAGTTACACCACCACCAACAATAATGggaacaacaataacaacaacatcaacGTCAACACCAATGGCAACGGTTTTGGTTACGGAAGTGAGGTGATCTCGCCTGACTGCACTGATCTGACTTTTGACTCTTCACCAGGGTTTGACCCAACACAAGCCCCACCAGGTCTCCTGTGGTCCCAGTGTGATAGTCGCATAACCCCCTCCTCAACTGGAGGCAGCTCCCCCACCCCAACATCAGCCATGTTCCCCACCAATACGTCCACTAATGCCAATGGGATAGTGGCGAGTCAGAGAAGGGTTAATGGATGTACCCCACAGCCCAGACTGTCCCCTCCACTCCATAGCCACACTGGAGGCCCCACTGAGCACCCGTTAGCCCGAAGGGTGCGCAGTGACCCGGGTGATGGTCCGCTCAGTTTCCCTGGTTACTCCAGTACCATTGCTTCCCTGCCGGGCCCTCACCTACCTGGGGTTGCATGCGACTCCTCCGCCTCATCCACTtcctcgtcttcatcctcctccacctcttcaggAACAAGCCGAAAGGGCAGCCGTGATTGTTCTGTTTGCTTCGAAAGTGAGGTCATCGCAGCGCTGGTCCCCTGTGGGCACAACCTCTTCTGTATGGAATGTGCCAATCGAATCTGTGAGAGGAGCGAGCCCAAATGCCCTGTCTGCCACACCGGCGTCACTCAGGCTATACGTATATTTTCATAA